A single window of Sulfitobacter sp. JL08 DNA harbors:
- the pdeM gene encoding ligase-associated DNA damage response endonuclease PdeM: MNGYNFTLAGAPMTALGSGALWWPDQSLLCVSDLHLGKSERIARRGGAILPPYDTRDTLTRLGADLARSNARTVICLGDSFDDIEAAQALPEEEKLWIAKLQAGRRWMWIEGNHDPGPVDLGGSHLAALPLPPLIFRHIAQSGASGEISGHYHPKARIKTRAKTISRPAFLIDADRVILPAYGTYTGGLASHDIALVNLMRPEAIAVLTGKTLHAVPMPR, translated from the coding sequence ATGAACGGGTACAATTTCACCTTGGCTGGCGCGCCGATGACAGCGTTGGGATCGGGGGCTTTGTGGTGGCCCGATCAAAGCCTATTATGCGTGTCCGATCTGCATCTGGGCAAATCTGAACGGATCGCACGGCGCGGCGGGGCCATTCTGCCCCCCTATGACACACGCGATACCCTGACCCGGCTGGGCGCTGATCTGGCGCGCAGCAATGCGCGCACGGTGATCTGTCTTGGCGACAGCTTTGACGATATCGAAGCTGCACAGGCCCTGCCGGAAGAAGAAAAGCTGTGGATCGCCAAATTGCAGGCCGGACGGCGCTGGATGTGGATCGAAGGCAACCACGATCCCGGCCCGGTCGATCTGGGCGGCAGCCATCTGGCCGCGTTGCCCCTGCCCCCGCTGATCTTTCGCCACATCGCCCAATCGGGTGCCAGCGGTGAAATTTCAGGGCATTACCATCCCAAGGCACGCATAAAAACACGGGCAAAAACCATTTCGCGCCCTGCTTTTCTGATTGATGCCGATCGCGTCATTCTGCCGGCCTACGGCACCTATACCGGCGGGCTGGCCAGCCATGATATCGCGCTGGTCAATCTGATGCGACCCGAAGCGATTGCAGTGCTGACCGGCAAAACGCTGCACGCGGTGCCGATGCCGCGCTGA
- a CDS encoding LytTR family DNA-binding domain-containing protein has product MQAKITEFLRGLFAPTPLAIWLLSTLAVSLAGPFGTYGILSYTERTIFWGTVIGLSIVLGGICRLMSRQLFQHAEPIKQDIAAVIAMTVLFTPTLLALMELMVPRYASSRPDTATTVFYVAAISTTIFVIRRLIPGIEPTSYKGIATPQEPPRLLRRLPRDFVGPGLRMSVNDRFVDVVTPDETHRIRMRFSDAVDEMSGVPGYCTHRSHWVAMDAIKSAEHKNGKVSFRLVNGDIVPVSRKYRCDLEQAGLI; this is encoded by the coding sequence ATGCAGGCAAAGATCACGGAATTCTTGCGTGGCCTATTTGCGCCGACCCCCCTTGCCATATGGCTTCTGAGTACGCTGGCCGTTTCGCTGGCGGGGCCGTTCGGGACATACGGCATTTTGTCCTACACCGAGCGTACGATATTCTGGGGCACAGTGATCGGCCTTTCGATCGTGTTGGGCGGTATATGCCGACTGATGAGCCGTCAGTTGTTTCAACACGCCGAGCCGATCAAGCAGGATATCGCGGCCGTGATTGCGATGACGGTCTTGTTCACACCCACATTGCTGGCGCTGATGGAATTGATGGTTCCGCGTTATGCGTCCTCACGCCCCGATACCGCGACGACGGTCTTCTACGTCGCGGCGATATCGACAACGATCTTTGTGATCCGGCGTCTGATCCCCGGGATTGAACCCACCTCGTACAAGGGAATAGCCACACCGCAAGAGCCGCCGCGATTGCTGCGCCGCCTGCCGCGGGATTTTGTCGGGCCGGGTTTGCGCATGTCGGTGAACGACCGTTTTGTCGATGTCGTGACGCCTGATGAAACCCACCGGATACGCATGCGATTTTCCGATGCCGTCGATGAAATGTCGGGGGTGCCGGGGTATTGCACACACAGATCGCATTGGGTTGCTATGGATGCCATCAAATCGGCAGAACACAAGAACGGCAAAGTGTCGTTTCGGCTGGTGAATGGTGATATCGTGCCGGTCAGCCGCAAATACCGTTGCGATCTGGAACAGGCGGGCCTGATCTGA
- a CDS encoding PaaI family thioesterase, with amino-acid sequence MNENILNKIKTSFAAQSLMATFGAQIDHISQGQVSITAPILENARQQHGFAHAGLTFSLGDSAAGYAALSLMAAQDEVLTAEIKINLLAPAQGDMLRATGRVIKPGRRLIVVGAEVHAIADGVETLIAILQGTMVPVSGATASA; translated from the coding sequence ATGAATGAAAACATCTTGAACAAGATCAAGACAAGTTTCGCCGCGCAGTCGCTGATGGCGACTTTCGGCGCACAGATTGATCACATTTCGCAGGGACAGGTCAGCATCACCGCGCCGATCCTTGAAAACGCGCGCCAGCAGCACGGCTTTGCCCATGCCGGCCTGACGTTTTCGCTGGGCGACAGTGCGGCAGGCTATGCCGCACTGAGCCTGATGGCGGCGCAGGACGAAGTACTGACCGCCGAGATCAAGATCAACCTGCTGGCCCCGGCGCAAGGCGATATGTTGCGAGCGACCGGCCGGGTTATCAAACCGGGCCGCCGCCTGATTGTCGTCGGTGCCGAAGTGCACGCCATTGCCGACGGGGTGGAAACACTGATTGCCATTCTGCAGGGCACAATGGTGCCCGTATCCGGCGCGACCGCATCTGCGTAA
- the folD gene encoding bifunctional methylenetetrahydrofolate dehydrogenase/methenyltetrahydrofolate cyclohydrolase FolD, with translation MGATVIDGKAFAATVRGKVAEHVTRLKADHGITPGLAVVLVGEDPASQVYVRSKGKMTVEVGMKSVEHKLDADTSEADLLALIGSLNADPDIHGILVQLPLPKHLDEDLVINSIDPAKDVDGFHISNVGLLGTGQKSMVPCTPLGCLMMLRDYHGSLSGMDAVVIGRSNIVGKPMAQLLLGDSCTVTIAHSRTKNLAEVVKRADIVVAAVGRPQMVPGDWIKPGATVIDVGINRIDKPEGGTRLVGDVDYDSCAAVAGAITPVPGGVGPMTIACLLANTVTACCRANGLDEPEGLTA, from the coding sequence ATGGGAGCGACTGTCATTGACGGCAAGGCATTTGCGGCGACCGTACGCGGCAAGGTGGCCGAGCACGTTACCCGGTTGAAAGCGGACCATGGGATCACACCGGGGCTGGCGGTGGTGCTGGTGGGCGAAGACCCGGCAAGCCAGGTCTATGTGCGTTCCAAAGGCAAGATGACTGTCGAAGTTGGCATGAAATCGGTTGAACACAAGCTGGATGCCGACACGTCCGAAGCCGATTTGCTGGCCCTGATTGGCAGCTTGAACGCGGATCCGGACATTCACGGCATTCTGGTGCAATTGCCGCTGCCCAAGCATTTGGATGAGGATCTGGTGATCAATTCGATCGATCCGGCCAAGGATGTGGACGGGTTTCACATTTCCAATGTCGGCCTGCTGGGTACCGGGCAGAAATCCATGGTGCCCTGCACTCCGCTGGGCTGTCTGATGATGCTGCGCGACTATCACGGATCGCTGTCCGGTATGGACGCGGTGGTAATCGGGCGATCAAATATCGTGGGCAAGCCAATGGCGCAATTGCTGTTGGGGGACAGTTGCACCGTCACGATTGCGCACAGCAGAACGAAAAACCTGGCCGAGGTCGTCAAACGCGCCGATATCGTGGTGGCCGCTGTCGGACGGCCCCAGATGGTGCCGGGCGACTGGATCAAACCGGGGGCGACCGTGATCGATGTGGGGATCAACCGGATCGACAAGCCGGAGGGCGGCACGCGGTTGGTCGGTGATGTCGATTACGACAGTTGCGCGGCGGTTGCCGGGGCGATCACGCCGGTTCCCGGGGGCGTTGGCCCGATGACCATCGCGTGTCTGCTGGCCAACACCGTCACGGCCTGCTGCCGCGCCAACGGGCTGGACGAGCCCGAGGGGCTGACAGCGTAA
- a CDS encoding formate--tetrahydrofolate ligase: protein MSFKTDIQIAREANKKPINEIGAKLGISSDDLLPYGHDKAKVSQSFINSVQDRADGKLILVTAINPTPAGEGKTTTTVGLGDGLNLIGKNAAVCIREASLGPNFGMKGGAAGGGYAQVVPMEEMNLHFTGDFHAITSAHNLLSAMIDNHIYWGNELEIDTRRVVWRRVVDMNDRALRQITASLGGVSNGFPREAGFDITVASEVMAILCLSKNLSDLQERLGNMIVAYRRDRSPVFARDIKADGAMTVLLKDAMQPNLVQTLENNPAFVHGGPFANIAHGCNSVIATTTALKLADYVVTEAGFGADLGAEKFMNIKCRKAGLAPSCVVIVATVRAMKMNGGVKKADLGTENVEAVKKGCPNLGRHIENVKSFGVPVVVAINHFVTDTDAEVQAVKDYVEAHGSEAILSRHWEKGGEGARDLATRVAQIADADMANFAPIYPDDMGLFEKINTVAKRIYRADEVLADQKIRTQLKDWEAQGYGNLPVCMAKTQYSFTTDPDRRGAPTGFSVPVREVRLSAGAGFIVVICGEIMTMPGLPRVPSAENIKLNADGDVEGLF from the coding sequence ATGAGCTTTAAGACCGATATTCAGATTGCCCGCGAAGCGAATAAAAAACCGATTAACGAAATCGGCGCCAAGCTGGGAATTTCCAGTGATGATCTGCTGCCCTACGGCCACGACAAGGCCAAGGTCAGCCAGTCCTTCATCAATTCCGTACAGGATCGTGCCGATGGCAAGCTGATCCTTGTCACCGCGATCAACCCGACCCCCGCAGGTGAGGGCAAGACAACAACAACCGTCGGTCTGGGCGACGGGTTGAACCTGATCGGAAAGAACGCGGCCGTCTGTATCCGCGAGGCATCGCTTGGCCCGAACTTCGGGATGAAGGGCGGCGCTGCGGGTGGCGGATATGCGCAAGTTGTTCCGATGGAAGAAATGAACCTGCATTTCACAGGCGATTTTCATGCGATCACATCGGCCCATAACCTGCTGTCGGCGATGATCGACAACCACATCTACTGGGGCAACGAGCTTGAGATCGACACCCGTCGCGTCGTGTGGCGCCGTGTTGTCGACATGAACGACCGCGCATTGCGCCAGATCACAGCCAGCCTTGGCGGTGTCTCCAACGGCTTCCCGCGCGAGGCCGGGTTTGACATCACCGTCGCGTCCGAAGTGATGGCGATCCTGTGTCTGTCCAAGAACCTGAGCGATCTGCAGGAGCGCCTCGGCAACATGATCGTGGCCTATCGCCGCGACCGCAGCCCGGTTTTCGCCCGTGATATCAAGGCGGACGGCGCAATGACCGTGCTGCTGAAAGACGCAATGCAGCCAAACCTTGTGCAGACGCTGGAAAACAACCCCGCCTTTGTGCATGGCGGCCCGTTCGCCAACATCGCACATGGATGCAACTCGGTCATTGCGACCACGACAGCGCTGAAACTGGCCGATTACGTCGTGACCGAAGCAGGGTTCGGTGCCGATCTCGGGGCTGAAAAGTTCATGAACATCAAATGCCGCAAGGCCGGCCTTGCGCCGTCCTGCGTGGTGATCGTGGCCACAGTGCGTGCGATGAAAATGAACGGCGGCGTGAAAAAGGCCGATCTTGGCACCGAAAACGTAGAGGCCGTGAAAAAGGGGTGCCCCAACCTTGGGCGACACATCGAAAACGTCAAAAGCTTTGGCGTGCCCGTCGTTGTGGCGATCAACCATTTCGTGACAGATACCGACGCCGAAGTGCAGGCGGTGAAGGATTATGTCGAGGCCCACGGATCCGAGGCGATCCTGTCGCGCCACTGGGAAAAGGGCGGCGAAGGTGCCAGAGATCTGGCAACCCGCGTGGCGCAGATTGCCGATGCGGACATGGCCAACTTCGCTCCGATCTATCCCGACGACATGGGATTGTTCGAAAAGATCAACACCGTTGCCAAACGGATTTACCGCGCCGACGAGGTTCTGGCTGATCAGAAGATCCGCACACAACTGAAGGATTGGGAAGCGCAAGGATACGGCAACCTTCCTGTCTGTATGGCCAAGACCCAGTACAGCTTTACCACCGATCCCGATCGGCGCGGCGCGCCCACAGGGTTCAGTGTTCCGGTGCGCGAAGTGCGCCTGAGCGCGGGTGCCGGGTTTATTGTGGTGATCTGCGGCGAGATCATGACGATGCCGGGCTTGCCGCGGGTACCGTCTGCAGAAAACATCAAGCTGAATGCTGATGGTGATGTCGAAGGATTGTTTTAA
- a CDS encoding MOSC domain-containing protein, producing MPALKLTKFSATITWLGNVPLTSDDLRAVPVQSLNAIFPGVDGQRHGGQTRAGCTRTSAQYAPGTEIRNVRQFTILSAEELNQIAAKMGVDALDPAWLGASMIIRGIPDFTHVPPSSRLQNQHGTSLTIDMENRPCIYPGKEIEKDRPGHGKAFRSAAVGLRGVTAWVEREGPLHIGDTVVLHIPDQPVWPHLNAART from the coding sequence ATGCCCGCTCTCAAACTGACGAAATTTTCTGCAACCATCACGTGGCTGGGCAATGTGCCTTTGACGTCAGACGATTTGCGCGCGGTTCCGGTGCAATCGCTGAATGCCATATTCCCCGGCGTGGACGGGCAACGCCATGGCGGTCAGACCCGCGCCGGCTGCACCCGCACCTCGGCCCAGTATGCGCCGGGCACGGAAATCCGCAACGTGCGCCAGTTCACCATTCTGTCGGCCGAGGAACTGAACCAGATCGCGGCAAAAATGGGTGTGGATGCGCTTGATCCGGCCTGGCTGGGCGCGTCGATGATCATCAGGGGTATTCCTGACTTTACTCATGTTCCCCCGTCATCGCGATTGCAGAACCAGCACGGAACGTCCCTGACGATCGACATGGAAAACCGGCCCTGCATCTATCCGGGCAAGGAAATCGAAAAAGACAGGCCGGGCCACGGCAAGGCGTTCAGATCAGCGGCTGTGGGATTGCGCGGTGTGACCGCCTGGGTCGAACGCGAAGGGCCGCTGCACATCGGTGACACGGTGGTACTGCATATCCCCGATCAACCGGTCTGGCCGCATCTGAACGCCGCGCGCACCTAG
- a CDS encoding methyltransferase domain-containing protein encodes MNEERKTDWNPETYDRFRGFRLRPPMDLLHTLGALPEGDIVDLGCGAGVVGKALALRYPDHRLIGVDNSPAMLARAEQTADYTDLVRADIATWQPRQPVALIFSNAALQWIGSHADVLIQLVSGLKPGGVLAVQMPHQNAAPSHRMWSHCFARLFLKRPLPATPGILAPQDYADLLSPSGDFQMWETDYYQVLPASRQGHPVRLFTESTFARPFLDGLNGADHKALINAYDAEMETAYPARNNGCVTFVFRRLFFTLTMHA; translated from the coding sequence TTGAACGAAGAACGGAAAACAGACTGGAACCCCGAAACCTATGACAGGTTTCGGGGTTTTCGTTTGCGCCCCCCGATGGATTTGCTGCACACGCTTGGCGCTTTGCCCGAAGGGGACATTGTCGATCTGGGGTGCGGTGCGGGTGTGGTTGGGAAAGCGCTGGCGTTGCGCTATCCCGATCATCGCCTGATCGGGGTGGACAATTCGCCAGCGATGCTGGCGCGCGCGGAACAGACCGCAGATTATACCGATCTGGTCCGCGCCGACATTGCCACATGGCAACCGCGCCAACCCGTTGCCCTGATATTTTCGAATGCAGCCCTGCAATGGATCGGGTCGCACGCGGATGTTTTGATACAGCTTGTCTCGGGCCTGAAACCGGGTGGGGTGCTGGCCGTTCAGATGCCGCACCAGAATGCGGCCCCGTCCCACCGGATGTGGTCGCATTGTTTTGCCCGGCTGTTCCTGAAACGCCCACTGCCCGCAACGCCCGGAATTCTGGCGCCACAGGATTACGCCGATCTGTTGTCCCCGTCGGGTGATTTCCAGATGTGGGAAACGGATTATTATCAGGTGCTTCCCGCCAGCAGGCAGGGCCATCCGGTTCGCCTGTTCACCGAAAGCACTTTTGCGCGCCCGTTTCTCGATGGGTTGAACGGGGCGGACCACAAGGCCCTGATCAATGCCTATGACGCGGAAATGGAAACGGCCTATCCTGCGCGCAATAACGGTTGTGTCACTTTCGTGTTCCGGCGCCTGTTCTTCACGCTGACAATGCACGCCTGA
- the ftsH gene encoding ATP-dependent zinc metalloprotease FtsH, translated as MGNLRNVIFWVGLFFLILALFNMFNGSGTTMQSREMSYSDFVTAVEAGDVTKVTLDGEQVRFERTDGQNYVAIKPEDAEITGLLINANIPVRAEQQQQSGFQTFLMSLLPFLLLIGVWIYFMNRMQGGGKGGAMGFGKSKAKMLTEKHGRVTFDDVAGIDEAKEELEEIVEFLRNPQKFSRLGGKIPKGALLVGPPGTGKTLLARAIAGEAGVPFFTISGSDFVEMFVGVGASRVRDMFEQAKKNAPCIVFIDEIDAVGRHRGAGYGGGNDEREQTLNQLLVEMDGFEANEGVIIIAATNRKDVLDPALLRPGRFDRQVTVANPDIKGREKILAVHARKTPLGPDVDLRIIARGTPGFSGADLANLVNEAALMAARVGRRFVTMEDFESSKDKVMMGAERRSMVLTQDQKEKTAYHEAGHAIVGLKLTKTDPVYKATIIPRGGALGMVVSLPEMDKLQMFKDEAREKITMTMAGKAAEIFKYGAESVSSGPAGDIQQASALARAMVMRWGMSDKVGNIDYSEAHEGYSGNTAGFSVSTKTKEMIEEEVKSFIAEGYENAYKIIEENSEEFERLAQGLLEYETLTGEEIKRVMRGEPPQAGPDEDDKPDSGSAPSVTAIPKAKKRKKPPSDGGLEPEPSA; from the coding sequence TTGGGCAACCTACGCAACGTCATATTCTGGGTCGGTCTGTTTTTTCTGATTCTGGCGCTTTTCAACATGTTCAACGGCTCTGGAACAACGATGCAAAGCCGCGAGATGAGCTATAGCGACTTTGTCACTGCCGTCGAAGCAGGCGATGTGACCAAGGTTACGCTGGATGGCGAACAGGTTCGGTTCGAACGCACGGATGGCCAGAACTACGTTGCGATCAAGCCGGAAGATGCTGAAATCACAGGGCTTTTGATCAATGCGAACATTCCTGTCCGCGCCGAACAGCAACAGCAATCAGGCTTTCAGACCTTCCTGATGTCGCTGCTGCCCTTCCTGCTGCTGATCGGTGTCTGGATTTACTTCATGAACCGGATGCAGGGCGGCGGCAAAGGCGGCGCTATGGGCTTTGGAAAATCCAAGGCCAAGATGCTGACGGAAAAACATGGACGCGTCACATTTGATGACGTTGCTGGCATCGACGAAGCCAAGGAAGAACTGGAAGAAATCGTCGAATTCCTGCGCAACCCGCAGAAATTCAGCCGTCTGGGCGGAAAAATTCCGAAAGGCGCGTTGCTTGTCGGACCTCCGGGTACGGGTAAAACCTTGCTTGCGCGGGCGATCGCCGGTGAGGCGGGCGTACCGTTCTTTACCATTTCGGGGTCTGATTTCGTGGAAATGTTTGTGGGTGTGGGTGCCAGCCGGGTGCGCGACATGTTCGAACAGGCCAAGAAAAACGCGCCCTGCATTGTTTTCATCGACGAGATTGACGCCGTCGGTCGCCACCGTGGTGCCGGATATGGCGGCGGCAACGATGAACGCGAACAGACATTGAACCAGTTGCTGGTGGAAATGGACGGGTTCGAAGCCAACGAAGGTGTGATCATCATCGCGGCGACCAACCGCAAGGATGTGCTTGATCCTGCCTTGTTGCGTCCGGGCCGGTTTGACCGTCAGGTCACAGTTGCCAACCCCGATATCAAGGGACGCGAGAAAATCCTTGCGGTCCACGCGCGCAAGACGCCGTTGGGCCCTGATGTGGACTTGCGGATCATCGCGCGCGGAACACCGGGATTTTCGGGCGCCGATCTGGCCAATCTGGTGAATGAGGCCGCGCTGATGGCGGCCCGCGTCGGGCGCCGCTTTGTCACGATGGAGGATTTTGAAAGCTCCAAGGACAAGGTGATGATGGGGGCCGAGCGCCGCTCTATGGTGCTGACGCAAGACCAGAAGGAAAAAACAGCCTATCACGAGGCAGGCCATGCCATCGTGGGCCTGAAGCTGACCAAGACCGATCCGGTTTACAAGGCCACGATCATTCCGCGCGGTGGCGCGTTGGGCATGGTTGTTTCGCTGCCGGAAATGGACAAGTTGCAGATGTTCAAGGATGAAGCCCGCGAAAAGATCACCATGACAATGGCGGGCAAGGCAGCCGAAATCTTCAAATACGGGGCCGAGTCGGTTTCAAGCGGTCCGGCAGGCGATATCCAGCAGGCCAGCGCCTTGGCGCGGGCGATGGTGATGCGCTGGGGCATGTCCGACAAGGTCGGAAACATCGACTATTCCGAAGCGCACGAAGGCTATTCCGGCAACACGGCGGGATTTTCGGTATCGACCAAAACCAAGGAAATGATCGAGGAAGAGGTCAAAAGCTTCATCGCGGAAGGCTATGAAAACGCCTACAAGATCATCGAAGAAAACTCCGAAGAGTTCGAGCGTCTGGCGCAGGGGTTGCTGGAATACGAAACTCTGACCGGAGAAGAGATCAAGCGCGTGATGCGGGGTGAACCGCCACAGGCCGGTCCGGATGAAGATGACAAACCCGATTCCGGCAGCGCGCCCAGCGTGACAGCCATTCCAAAAGCCAAGAAACGCAAAAAACCGCCCAGTGACGGCGGGTTGGAGCCGGAACCTTCGGCTTGA
- the tilS gene encoding tRNA lysidine(34) synthetase TilS → MTKNTPHRPDSDTSGLLGGVSAHFLPNPPERLGVAVSGGGDSVALLHLLSRICLSQGTSLFAVTVDHGLRTASADEAQSVAHLCEALEIPHTILRWSGWDHTGNLQDQARRARYQMMTDWARSNDIPVLALGHTSDDQAETVLLRLSRASGVDGLAAMAARRVHNGVTLVRPLLDVSRAQLRDYLDQHGLKWVDDPSNDDPRFDRIKMRNALQVLAPLGITAPVLAQVAEQMGKARDALDWHSFLAARETSHVVDGDIVIDLKQFRTLPEEIARRLLVRAVMWVSGSEYPPRRAAMSDLIAAIRAGRRFTLDGSIVSRHQGNIWISREYNAVRDLAAHPDETWDQRWHVEGPETEGNTPPDTDDIEVRALGQEGLAQCPDWRETGRPRVGLLASPSIWRGDDLLSAPLAGRAEGWHVALSRSGEEFFAALLSH, encoded by the coding sequence TTGACAAAAAACACACCGCATAGACCGGATAGTGACACGTCCGGATTGCTGGGCGGTGTGTCGGCGCATTTCCTGCCCAATCCCCCCGAACGGCTTGGGGTTGCGGTATCGGGCGGGGGCGATTCCGTTGCCTTGCTGCATCTTCTATCGCGGATTTGCCTGTCGCAGGGGACCAGCCTGTTTGCCGTCACGGTTGATCACGGGTTGCGCACAGCATCTGCGGACGAGGCGCAAAGCGTGGCGCATCTATGCGAGGCACTGGAAATTCCACACACGATCCTGCGTTGGTCCGGCTGGGATCATACTGGCAATCTGCAGGATCAGGCCCGACGCGCACGTTATCAGATGATGACAGACTGGGCGCGCAGCAACGACATACCGGTTCTGGCACTTGGGCACACATCCGATGATCAGGCGGAAACGGTTCTGCTGCGGCTGTCGCGTGCTTCGGGTGTGGATGGGCTTGCCGCGATGGCGGCGCGCCGGGTTCACAACGGGGTGACACTGGTGCGCCCGTTGTTGGATGTATCACGTGCCCAGTTGCGCGATTATCTTGATCAGCATGGTCTGAAGTGGGTCGATGACCCCAGCAATGATGATCCGCGTTTTGACAGGATCAAAATGCGCAACGCGCTGCAGGTTCTGGCTCCGTTGGGCATCACCGCCCCGGTGCTGGCGCAGGTGGCCGAACAGATGGGCAAGGCGCGTGATGCGCTGGACTGGCACAGTTTTCTGGCGGCGCGCGAAACCAGCCATGTTGTTGACGGCGACATTGTCATTGATCTGAAGCAGTTTCGCACCCTGCCCGAAGAAATCGCCCGCCGCCTGCTGGTGCGCGCGGTGATGTGGGTCAGCGGATCCGAATATCCGCCGCGCCGGGCTGCGATGTCCGATCTGATCGCGGCAATCCGCGCCGGACGCCGCTTTACACTGGATGGCAGTATCGTGTCGCGCCATCAGGGCAATATCTGGATCAGCCGCGAATATAATGCGGTGCGCGACCTTGCGGCGCACCCCGATGAAACCTGGGATCAGCGCTGGCACGTGGAAGGCCCCGAAACCGAAGGCAACACGCCGCCCGATACGGATGATATCGAGGTGCGCGCCCTTGGGCAGGAAGGTCTGGCACAATGCCCCGACTGGCGCGAAACCGGCCGACCGCGGGTGGGATTGCTGGCCTCTCCGTCGATCTGGCGCGGCGATGATCTGTTGTCGGCCCCGCTTGCAGGACGTGCGGAAGGCTGGCACGTGGCGTTGTCGCGCAGCGGAGAAGAGTTCTTTGCGGCGCTATTATCGCATTGA
- the ybgF gene encoding tol-pal system protein YbgF: MRAVVVALMFWITALLPQHAAAQDQQTLADIRQELSVLFVEVQRLKRELSTTGSPSVDVSGGSTLDRLNNIESELQRLTSKTEQLEFRVNSVVTDGTNRIGDLEFRLVELEGGDVSQLGETTTLGGGEMPQTQGSVAPSTAPQTPTTELAMGEQADFDKASEALAAGNYQAAADQFKSFSQTYPGGPLAAQAALSRGKALDALGDTREAARAYLESFTGNPTGPLAPEALLSLGTALGGLDQKNEACVTLSEVGVRFPTSPTVAQAQQQMQALGCL, translated from the coding sequence ATGCGTGCTGTTGTCGTCGCCCTGATGTTCTGGATCACCGCACTGCTACCGCAGCACGCGGCAGCACAGGATCAACAGACCCTGGCGGATATCCGTCAGGAACTGTCGGTGCTTTTCGTCGAGGTGCAGCGCCTGAAACGCGAATTGTCGACAACCGGATCACCCAGCGTCGATGTGTCGGGCGGTTCGACGCTGGACCGGTTGAACAACATCGAATCCGAATTGCAGCGCCTGACGTCCAAGACCGAACAGCTTGAATTCAGGGTTAACAGTGTCGTCACGGACGGAACCAACCGGATCGGCGATCTGGAGTTTCGTCTGGTCGAACTGGAAGGCGGAGACGTCAGCCAGTTGGGCGAAACAACAACGCTGGGTGGGGGCGAAATGCCGCAAACACAGGGGAGTGTCGCACCATCGACAGCCCCGCAAACGCCGACCACCGAACTTGCGATGGGCGAACAGGCCGATTTTGACAAGGCAAGCGAAGCCCTTGCCGCCGGAAACTATCAGGCTGCGGCAGATCAGTTCAAAAGCTTCAGCCAGACCTATCCCGGCGGGCCGTTGGCCGCGCAGGCCGCGTTAAGCCGCGGCAAGGCGCTGGATGCGCTGGGCGACACAAGAGAGGCCGCGCGCGCCTATCTGGAAAGCTTTACAGGAAATCCGACCGGTCCGCTGGCGCCCGAAGCATTGCTAAGCCTTGGCACAGCCCTCGGCGGGCTGGACCAGAAAAACGAGGCATGTGTGACCCTGTCTGAAGTGGGCGTGCGGTTTCCGACATCCCCGACCGTAGCGCAGGCCCAGCAACAGATGCAGGCCTTGGGCTGCCTTTGA
- the pal gene encoding peptidoglycan-associated lipoprotein Pal has product MNFLSKAVVLTAGLALAACTNPNRFDNAGGSGLNGAGSNAAGSVSDPTSVAYFQQAVGDRVLFAVDQSTISPDYIQVLNGQATWLTTNSDYVAVIEGHADEQGTREYNLALGARRANAVREYLISRGVAENRLKVVSYGKERPIEVCSDEACYTKNRRAVTVLSSGLTG; this is encoded by the coding sequence ATGAATTTCCTTTCCAAAGCAGTTGTATTGACCGCAGGTCTGGCCCTGGCCGCCTGTACCAATCCCAACCGGTTCGACAACGCGGGCGGCAGTGGCCTGAACGGTGCGGGATCCAATGCGGCGGGCAGCGTGTCCGATCCGACATCGGTTGCCTATTTCCAGCAGGCCGTCGGCGACAGGGTTCTGTTCGCTGTCGACCAGTCGACCATTTCGCCGGACTATATCCAGGTGTTGAACGGGCAGGCGACCTGGCTGACCACGAACTCTGATTATGTCGCCGTGATCGAAGGCCACGCCGATGAACAGGGCACACGCGAATACAACCTTGCGCTGGGCGCACGCCGCGCCAACGCAGTGCGCGAATACCTGATTTCGCGCGGTGTCGCTGAAAACCGGCTGAAGGTTGTCAGCTACGGCAAGGAACGCCCGATCGAAGTGTGCAGCGACGAGGCGTGTTATACAAAGAACCGGCGCGCCGTGACGGTACTGTCATCCGGTCTGACAGGATAA